The Candidatus Manganitrophaceae bacterium sequence GAGCGGTCTGAAGAGATGATGGAAAGTGCTCGGAAACAGGAAGAGGAACTGTTAAAGTAGTGACGTCGCGCATAAGATAGATTGTACGACAAAGCCGATGAAAAAGGTAATAATGAAAACACAAGGATCAAGAAAAATGTTCACGGTGAAGCGTAGAAAAAAAATCAAATTTATTTTGATCGTCTTTTCAATTTTTCTTTCGGTGGGTTGTGCAAGCACGAACCTGCATCAACGGGGGCTGGCGGCCGATGGTCGTGGGGAGTTTGACAAGGCCGTGCAGCATTATGTTGAACATTTAAATGCGCACCCAGGGGACCTCAAGGTCAGAAACGATTTGGGGGTTGCCTATCTGAGAAGCGGGAGGTACAACCGTGCTTTTCTAGAGTTCAAGAAAGTCCTCATCAGGGACCCCAAATACGTGAGGGCCTACTATAATATCGGCCTGATTTATAATTTTAAGGGCCTGATTGATGAAGAGATCAATGCCTACCAACAGGCTCTCCTGATCGACCCGGACCATCGTCCCACCCGCTTGAATCTGGCACATATTTATCTGGGACAAGGGAAGGTTGACCAAGCGACGCGGATTTATAAGGATGTGCTGTTAAAGTTTCCGGATCAGTCCCGTGCCCTGTACAATCTTGCCCTGATATA is a genomic window containing:
- a CDS encoding tetratricopeptide repeat protein produces the protein MKKVIMKTQGSRKMFTVKRRKKIKFILIVFSIFLSVGCASTNLHQRGLAADGRGEFDKAVQHYVEHLNAHPGDLKVRNDLGVAYLRSGRYNRAFLEFKKVLIRDPKYVRAYYNIGLIYNFKGLIDEEINAYQQALLIDPDHRPTRLNLAHIYLGQGKVDQATRIYKDVLLKFPDQSRALYNLALIYDQAGKTSEAVKLLERLLSLDKAGIDPTLPRDQAKALLLRLKAAR